In Maniola jurtina chromosome Z, ilManJurt1.1, whole genome shotgun sequence, the genomic window tcttttcttttgagaaacggaaacctaaaaatggcATTGGGGAAGTTTTCATTGCACGCAAGTAGGTCAAACATTTAAACAAAAAcatgtgaaaaactagcagacagacacactttcgcatttatatttgcATGGATGGATGTTTGGATGATGGTTAACAGTCATGTTTTGAATTTAAAGTAAGgaaaacataattatatttgttatataaaatatagttgTATATAAAAGTATGGTACGTACCTTTATCTCTTGGAGCACGGGAACACAAGACTCCGAACTTGAACACTCTGCAGTACCCGTTTGTTCTATGATCACAGTATTTGCATGGAATGGCTGTTTCGGAACCTCCGCTATACCAGGCTGGTGCATTTCTGACTTGTTAATGTGAAATGCAGGAAAATTTTCAATTGGTGGAACAGTATGAtctagaaattatttaaaaaaattaatattcacaTTCATTTCTTGACGACCTCCATGGCACAGTGGTGAGTGCCAGGGTCCGATTTCCGACAGGGGCAGTTTGGGAATTCATAACTTCTATTTTGTTTCTGGCTTAGTCCGGTGGGAGGCTTCtaccatggctagttaccatccaaCCGACGAAGTCGTGCCACCAAGCgctttagcgtttcggtacgacgccgtgtagaaaccgatcaggggaaTAGGTTTAATGAATTTGCAATACCCCCTCCAAATTAGCCCActgccatcttagactacatcaccATGCCGTTTTACCAGGTGAAATAGCAgtctagggctaacttgtgatggaataaaaacaaaacaagtgtaaattcaaaatttataacaccccgacaagtgaaggttacaagtaagaactagaaaagagctgataactttcaaacggctgaatcgattttcttggattatagctaagaacactctggatcaagccacctttcaaacaaaaaaaactaaattaaaatcggttcattagtttaggagttccgatgccacagatagatacacagatacacacttcaaacttataacacccctcttcttgggtcaggggttaaaaacacacacacacacaactttaTACTCCAAACAAATTCACtataaactaatgaacaaaaaaaaaaactaaaactagaaAGCAAGTTAGtaaaaaacatgttaaaaaaataatcttcCGTGCCTgtgaagtttttttaataacagcCCAGCTttgtgaagttttttttttttaatttatatattagcGCTAGGCTGCAATCGGACttatagcaagtgatgatgcagcctaagatggagcgcgctcgcctagaagttgcctattcacccttaaattgaaggtacctatattaaaagtgaaagggaaaactgatgctggaagggtattccatattctagcggaAAGTTTAGTTTAAGGTACAgataatttcaatttcaattggatggcgcctcttacgcatttcagcaaGAAGCTCCTTGTTTCTTTAATATAAGGAAAAATGAACTATACCTTGATTATATTGCAGTACCAGCAAATAAACGCCTATGGAAAGCCCCACTAACAATGACACAGTCAGCACCACTATTGATGTAAACTCTGCAACGGTGGTGCCCTGCACGTTTCGATTATTTGGGGTTGAACTCAGGAGCGGCGTTTCCTCAGTTGCGGTAACAACCACATTTCTTACAActtcttcgtcttcgtcaaggTTATAATGCCAGAATATATCAAAATCTATGAACAAGTAAGAGTATTATGAGTACTTCTAAAGCCCAGCACATACAGATAGAGTggagtttttttattaacaatttAAACTCTAGTTTTGTTCAAGATCAACCCAgcactggcccactactgagtacagggcttctctcagaatgagtaggtCAGGCCATAGTCCGCTACAGTAAAGCAAGTAATAAATTGCTTAAAGCACCCATAACTCGGGAAAGTTGGATTGAACCCCGGACCTACGGACCAGGACGGATAAATTAAAACAGATAATCACTTGATGAGTTAGAATCAGGATATACTGCAGGACTATCGTCTGTACTCCATCTATACAGCTTGAGCTCCATCATGTTTCGTTTTAATTTGCAAAGATTCAAATTAACACATTCACACAACACAACAATCAGTATTTAACTGAATCAACGTATTGAAAAAGTACAAGAATTTGATGTATCATATAACATGATTTGGTATTAAATGTCTTCCATAATACATGCGATGCAAATAGTTTATCTACAATACCTATCTCACAGTTGGTCGTacaattgaatcaaaatattttatctgctGTTTCATGATCGTAGTTATGTATTATATTCATTATATATAGTACTTATTATGCATCTTCAACTCTTAAAGTACAGAATTTTTGCTTATttttctgtacctcaaaaggaatagatgaacccttttaggatcttgttcactttgttgtctgtctcaaattcaaattaaaaatatttttattcaattaaacttctacaagtgcttttgaatcgtcaaaataaactaccactggttcagaatgccgttcctaccgagaagaactagcaagaaactcggcgcttgctcttttcaactattcaatttacaataatatgtctgttgtgtctgtcaagacttggcaagggaatcaaaacctatagggcacttcctgttaacctagaatcataaaatatgGCAGGTATCAATGTCCATTAGTACAAGTAAAGTTAAAACTGGAATCAGTTTTGTTTAAatcaaaggagatcattatttttgggccttttctgaaagtgccggccaacgaaaaaaaatggtacggatcgttagaactagccatttggagtaaaagttaatatggcagaaaagttgtaggattgctctgaaccaagttatacaaggtcgaagattcgtcattttcatacattttattgatttctaaaagtgctgggaaacataaaataatgttagatattgctagaactaatgatttgaagcaattgtcattatgacccgaaggctgtggggccattatatgtcgtgttatacaagttatacaaaaaattaatatactttgtataattaattataaccgattttatgattttgttactgttctgattgttttatacaaatttgaatacacatacaattattttgactcccacgaagtgctggatcagctgcaatgtggacaaaattcgtttatacatacctggattgtatgcggccttgtaatactaggtgatctcatccagccatctcccaaacttctgccactgggatatctccggcgagctctgtgatgaatacactatttggttataagtactgttcaccatagtaactacgggcttgcttcagtcgatagctgcccaaagcttcgattcttctgtgaatctaggaaagtcattgaacggaggatgtcggcttccatagcctggaaatgagctcttcttctattataattattgtgtgtgataacaagttctgctaaactgttttgcgcattgaccagttcatggattttgtcaaggaaatcacgttattgtctatcagaacatgatagctgtttagcgatgttaccgcgatcatgaaataatcgatcacgttacttaatgcccggtcactttgatcaatcctgagcaaacgaaaatctcttttcaagcaattgttcatcactcccaccatccagcggcaaatggtaacaagcttagatttattggtttggtcagtaattagctgggttttattaaaatattttgtttctagcatttgtgtcacataaccgcatgcctcaagaaagaaaggctatctataaagggcatgtacagacagatacaggcgtGTACATatatatatcttcagaaaagcactaattacttttttcagtgaaaatcataccctaaccacaagttccgaaaccactaaaagcctttatatttgttgcgatggagcaataatctacacgctgcagtaacttacaatgcctagattttaaatgataccttaaatgatatagaagatttttactggattcttatcttagtccatggttttagagataccataaacaatcttgaggtaatctttcttttttgaggtgtgcggttatgtggcacaaatgccagtaacaaaacatcagtaaaaacccagctaactactgacgaagccaataaatctagactttttaccatttgctgctggataatgtaaatgattaacgaccgctttggaaaaGATTTtggtttactcagggttattcaggatttgtaaccggacattaagtaacatgatcgattatttcaggattttgtcagcattgctgaacggctatcatgttctgatagacaacaacgtgcatgcacgtgattttcttgacgtaatccatgaacggccagtgagcaaaacagttcagcagaacttgttatcaaaaacaatatgtaattataatagaaggagagctcatttccaggctatggaagccaacatcctccgttcaatgactttcctagattcacagaagaatcgacgcaggttgctttgggcagctatcgactgaagcaagcccgtagttactatggtgaacagtacttataaccaaatggtgtattcatcacagagctcgccggagatatcccagtggcagaagtttgggagatggctggatgagatcacctagtattacaaggccgcatacaatccaggtatgtataaacgaattttgtccacattgcagctgatccagcacttcgtgggagtcaaaataattgtacgtgtattcaaattcgtataaaacaatcagaacagtaacaaaatcataaaatcggttacaattacaaagtatattaatattttgtataacttgtataacacgacatataatggccccacagccttcgggtcataatgacaattgcttcaaatcattagttctagcaatatctaacattattttatgtttcccagcacttttagaaatcaataaaatgtatgaaaatgacgaatcttcgaccttgtataacttggttcagagcaatcctacaacttttctgccatattaactattactccaaatggctagttctaacgatccgtaccattttttttcgttggccggcactttcagaaaaggcccaaaaatgtatggagctagaatgatctcctttgtataactataaacttgaaacaaacactgtaattagggttccatacccaaattgtaaaacggagccctattaatgtcactctgctgtctgtttgtcagtctgtctgtctgtccgtccactgattgtgtcacaggtctctagcttgtAGACAAAATTTGTTACGAACCTGAAATATAGGTATTTGATGTAAAACATTGACCCAAACccaaattaaattcaataaaattatttttcagggggccccatacatgaaaaatgtgcaggaaaaacattttttagtcCTAGCATGtagggtatcattgtttagatcTCATTGAGTAGAGcgcaaatatatttttaatttttgttcatcttaaaaataaggaaatggggcACCATCAAAGTtatcagttttagaccatttttgtgacggaggctatctcaaaaactaaactagttaggaatatgaaatttcagtacattatgtaccatatactgtaCTGTATTAAAAcgacaaatactgaaaacaacaattcattaaatagtttgtaagttgagactaaaaaaaaaccaacatattttggggttttctttcactgttTATTGTGATGCTCCAGCtcagaaaagaaatatttcagactgttattaacttgcagagctCAAGATACAAAAATTTACTATTTTAAAGGTGATTATAAaagggtttttaaagattctgGTGTTTATGAAGTTGAACATAGCCCACAGTGATTTCATGCACATGGAGTGAAAGATTAgatttgaatttattgatgAGTATAGGAGGTATATTAAAACAGAGTTCAGCATTTCAAGGATAGGTTTTGATGAAATGACGTGATTGATTGGAAACACGAAGATGTTTTAATTGCAAGGCGAACTATTAGCTTAtgggttaaaaattgatatgaatttttagaaattctatagattatttttttctgaGGGTAGTTTCGTGAATTGATATTTGACCCCTTCTTTACTTGTTTGGTGGTTTTTTGATGTTATTTAGCGTGGTTAGAACACAATTTTGAACGAATTGGTATAAATACgatgtacttatataaaataatttaactttaaatacATAACTACCTGACattgaataaagttttactaGTAGGTATACTGATAAAGGTAATTTATAAGAATAATCTTAACCAAACTTACTTACTTCACAAAttaatactttaattaattatggtAAAGCTgggtttttattttactaaacaaAACAGTAAATCAGACAATGATTCATGTGAAACAAAACAGTATCTAAATTAGATATTACACTAGCAAACTCGTATTTATCAAATAAGAAATGTTTGAGACAAAATTAAACAATTCTAATTCTGTTTTTAATAGTTCTAGTATCTGCATCAATATAAAATTGAGATATACATCTCAATTTTATGAGAATAAATCCTTACCGGATCGCGACATGGTTAAGGCACTCGATTCTCTTGCTATTACGTATTTAAAGTAAATATCGTATACCTTGACGGTATTTAATAAACGTTAAAAAAATTGCTAAATTATCTATTTTTCCTTTGTTTTGTCTTACTTATTCAAAACCTAAACTAAAAGTTTGCTTCGGCTTCCTCCGGTCCagtgaaaaataaacaaaatcaaagATGGCGATTGGCGCCCCAAGCAGCAATAATTTCCAAAATCCGTGCAATGTCCGTGCATGATATTGTTCGCAGTGTTGCTAGTAGGTTGCTAACTGCTTTTACAAAAGACACTTTGCAGTGGTGACgggtaactttgaaattgtGTTGAGTCGGCGACACACTTAACAATGGTGACgggtaactttgaaattgtGTTGAGTCGGCGACTCACTTAACAGTGGTGACGGGTAACTTTGGAAATGTGTTAAACATTGTCGACGATGCGGCCGACGGTTTAATGGAAATAATGGCAAATCGTGTATCGTTGGCCCCGCgaaatgataaattatttatcaattttaaaataagataagagCGATCTTTATTAATGCAATCCATAAAAGCATAAggagtaaattttttttacaaatttcatattacaataattattaaagcTTGTAGAGGTTTTTCTACATGTGTATGGTGTGTTTTTCTTTAAGAAACAACATTCAAACGGCTCTATAGCCTTTCTTAACTCTGATAAGTacaaagtatatatttttaaaaatcatttaattaatactttttAGTGCTTATGAAGTCggttcacttattttttttaaacctttttgTACAATGCTCGTTCATGCCTGTTCAGCTGATGGACTACTTAGGTATTAGCTTTATTCGCACAATAACTAGGTAGCCGTAGGTATATCGTTCCTGTTTTCTTGTCGTTCGCGGAAATACCCTACCGACAGATCAACGGACGATAAAATCGGGTTATGTTGCTGCTAGAGCACGGAAATCgttaatatcaaatcaatatTGCCTAACAAGATCCTGACTGACAGCTGGCTCATGGCTGGCTGGAGTGCTTACTGATTGACTTACGGATTGACTGACTAATACTGCCTGGCTGTCTCAATCGTTAGTAGGGGACCCAAGGGTGTCAAGTTTATCGCGTCAAAGAATTCGcgtcgtcccttcattcagcttcacctgcTTGACCTTGGCTTTGCTACGGATGTCAACTTTGCGCTTCACTTGCCACATCTGCCTTTGCTCTACTTGACCTCAAAGGCTCGCTTCATTCATGATCTCCTTCATGCTTCATTGCTTCGCATGGCACTAAGCCACAAAATCACTCTAGGCGTATGACAGACAAGACTGCCTGAAGTCGGGTTGATCAGGTATTCTTCTGGACCAGATTCGACCTTACCTAATTCATCATTTCTGAATTTGTTAATGATTCATTCCAGCGAAGAACTAAGAGCTTATGGAATGTCACGAATAAcgattattaattaaaaattaagaattagagaaatgaaataatttttcgCACAGACACACCTATTACGATTATTGTATGAAAATAAATGGAGACATCAGACAATACAATATTTGGCATTTAACctacaattttataataatctatctatctagtgaaaataacaattttgataGTAACCCTGCgaaattttaataatacctCGGTATTTTTATCCGATATTCTGCTtgtttttaaacccccgacaaaTACCGATCACTTTGTTATTTCATGTTCtttaaacaatataaatatatacttatacctactagcccagtaatttggtcgtcaaaaagggtcttatctggaaagttttcagaaagttatgcaaattggtggttttatagatttctatgtgctctttccgaatttttattttgccacctcgtacctttgccgctcgcgccgccatcttggaaaaatggcgcccaaaaacagttttttcacaataacttctttcccattcattttacgacaaaaattgctatgtaacaattaaactagagacaatttcctacaatttatgtagtcaccttttttttgtagactcaatagtttcagtgtacgagcgccacaaagcccactccaacactggttttggctaaataactcatttccacaccaccatgtggtagagtgagtggcgtgatttttttttatggtatctccaggagacggtagtcaccttcaatttaagccatcacttcgttcagagaatactaacactcttcagaattctgctcgagataagagtaaatatactgcatcgcagtttcgatctcatatgaatatggaccttttttttgggtttcgaacccaaaggatgccaacgggaccttattactaagtctccgctgtcatccgtccgtccgtccgtccgtccgtccgtttgtctgtcagcgggctgtatctcgtgaaccgtaatagatagagagttgaaattttcacaaaatgtgtatttctattgccgttataacaacaaataataaaaatttcaaaatggctgacatgaaaaaaaaaacaaaaaagtaatgttatttcttttttgatggtacggaacccttcgtgtgcgagttgggattgcacttgacccattttttatttttttagtttgtagtgcgaggtaaaattttcatgcacgaattgcgatattgtgtattgactgcgaccacattataaacatgctcgagacgccgaaaaatcggtcaagtacgagtccaactcacataggaagggttccgtaccataatacaagaaataatgctcttttttatttttattttcatgacggccattttgaaatttttattatttgttattataacggcaataaaaatacacattctgtgaaaatttcaactttctacctattacggttcatgagatacagcacgctgacagacagacggacagacggacaagcaaacggatgacagcggaggcttagtaataaggtcccatgggcatcttttgggtttaaaacccaaaaaaaaggctcatatgcacgtgagatcgaaactgcgatgcagtatatttactcttatatcgagcagaattctgaagagtgttagtattctctggtcgaactgatggcttaaattgaaggtgactaccggctcctggagataccataaaaaaaatcacgccactcactctaccacatggtagggtggaaatgagttatttagccaaaacaagtgttggagtgggctttgtggcgctcgtacgctgaaactgttgagtctacaaaaaaaggtgactacacaaattgtaggaaattgtctttagtttaattgttacatagacatttttatcgtaaaatgagtgggaaagaagttatcgtgaaaaaactgtttttgggcgccatttttccaagatggcggcgcgagcggcaaaggtacgaggtagcaaaataaaaattcggaaagagcacatcgaaatctataaaaccaccaatttgcataacattctgaaaactttccatctcatattacagaattactggACTATACCTACTCTAAAGGAAGTTATAAGTAGAAAACAAACAGCGTCCGCATTTATTTTGAGTTTCTTCTTAGCAAAGGCAGACGtgatataggttttaaattaCACTGAATCAAAATATGTTGGTAAGTATTTTTTACATACTgcctatatatttttaaagctagcACTTATAAACTAAAAACTTGTGTATAAcatctaaataggtaggtatttgttacAAAAAGCTATTTTTTCCCAATTAATTTGATAAGTTCGCTGCTGgataagagacctatgcccagcagtgtcTATCGCTTGGTGATTATATTGAGCTGATagtgtttttattaatttatagtctaacgcttggctgcatcaaaacctgctggcaagtgatgatgcggccTAAGATAAAGTGCTTgtctagaaaatgcctattcactgtcGGCTTGAAGGTATGTAAGTATATGAAAAGAAGAGGGAAAAATGGTTATTCTAAGGGGAAAACTGACCACTGATATCTTAACAGTTCGGATTAAAAGCAAGGAGGCAAATCACTTTATACGTGTCCGTGGAACTTCGATTACATACGGgtagaccttgacgatgctttGCGATACGATAGTAggaaggtgaaggaggaaccaggtcaaacgTTCTTGGGCACGTTCTTCGAATTATATAATACTATCTCTAGAACCCCGATAGGCAGGCAACTTTGCGCTGATGTTGCAAACTTTGAAGTCAAAAAGTGTAACTGGCACGTTGGAAAGCCTGGAGCACCGCAGACGTAAGCTCTCATTGTAtgttctatcgcctttataatggggagtgttctgaagagctgtttgacctcattccaccctcctttttctacaaccgcaccacaTGCCACCGCaggcaatttcaccctcaccacctgggtgcccttcgaccgcccgttatgcctgatccttttttccacgcacatgcaaactgtgcgAAACCAACTCCCTTCTGCAGTGTCCCCATTAGATTACAAGATGgtgttattcaaggggcggaccaacaaattcctgaaaggccggcaatgcatcAGCGGTTCTTCTGGTACTGCAAATATGTTAATGGCGGCGGAAATCgcttaactacctacttacttatctttCAAACCTTTCACAGGTGTGCAAAATGAACATCACACTGGTCTGTCTAATGTTGATAGTTTCTACGGGGATGTCACACCTAGAGGAGAGAGCACGGACATATTGTGGTCGAGCCCTAGTCTATGCGTTGTCCATTTCCTGTGAGAGAGCCAAGGCTGAGCCACCGATGTTTATGCCGAGACCTTGTAAGTGCTAAtccggtgatagcttagtggttgagacgtcggccttctattcgggtggtcagaggttcgatcccgggcacgcacctgtaacttctcggagctatgtgcattttaagcaactAACTAAATATCACGgcgaagggaaacatcgtgaggaaaggtGTCAGCCAGGAAGTCAgttgttttagggttccttacccgtAGGGTCATAGGGTGCAAACTAGACCCTATAAATAGATAGGGATAGCCTCTGATGTCCGTCCGTCCCGTCCGTCCacccgtctatctgtcagccgGCTTATATAGTGAATCGAAATAGGTAGAGAGTACTAGTTTCCATAGGATGTGTATTCCGCTTTAATGTCAAgtaataaaacaattaaaatggatgccatgaaaattaaaaaaaatttaagtattAATTCTTGTATTTGTCGGTAGAAAAGGTACACGTGGTAGATGTATttaatgattcaaaagtacttgtaaaagtttagttgagtaagaaatattttgatttgatgtGATTtatacgatggtgcggaactttcgtgtgcgagtccggctcgcacatggccggtttttccaAACCAATGTAAATTTTACCAGGGCCAACTACACTCACTCAATCTGGGTCGAAATTACATGAGGAAGAGGTGGAATTGGTTGATGAGGTTGAAGTGGAAGAACAAGAACCCCGGAGCAGCATAGTCGAGGTGTGCTGTGAGAAACCGTGCTTCATAA contains:
- the LOC123880571 gene encoding peptidoglycan-recognition protein SB2-like isoform X2, which codes for MSRSDFDIFWHYNLDEDEEVVRNVVVTATEETPLLSSTPNNRNVQGTTVAEFTSIVVLTVSLLVGLSIGVYLLVLQYNQDHTVPPIENFPAFHINKSEMHQPGIAEVPKQPFHANTVIIEQTGTAECSSSESCVPVLQEIKGKFGVNNSVPYNFLVASDGTAYKGLGWSKLSPLHPELKPLSFAFIGNFAEAAPAFEQIGMTKSLISDFLEKDLLIKNYTIRGDLFDKFKDAPEWKKIKSGYLYSL
- the LOC123880571 gene encoding peptidoglycan-recognition protein LF-like isoform X1, which gives rise to MMELKLYRWSTDDSPAVYPDSNSSNFDIFWHYNLDEDEEVVRNVVVTATEETPLLSSTPNNRNVQGTTVAEFTSIVVLTVSLLVGLSIGVYLLVLQYNQDHTVPPIENFPAFHINKSEMHQPGIAEVPKQPFHANTVIIEQTGTAECSSSESCVPVLQEIKGKFGVNNSVPYNFLVASDGTAYKGLGWSKLSPLHPELKPLSFAFIGNFAEAAPAFEQIGMTKSLISDFLEKDLLIKNYTIRGDLFDKFKDAPEWKKIKSGYLYSL
- the LOC123880583 gene encoding bombyxin A-2 homolog, which produces MMRPKIKCLSRKCLFTVGLKVCKMNITLVCLMLIVSTGMSHLEERARTYCGRALVYALSISCERAKAEPPMFMPRPWPTTLTQSGSKLHEEEVELVDEVEVEEQEPRSSIVEVCCEKPCFISELLAFCQ